The Candidatus Bathyarchaeota archaeon genomic interval GTCTCGGGGCACTGAATCGCGTTTTTTGGCTAAAAACATCATCTTCGCTGCTGTTGAGGCTTCTTTTATGCTGCCTCGTGTTTTTGGGGTTTCTTCGGTTACCAGCAAAATGTCCGCTCCCACCTCTGCTGAGAGCCGCGTTAGGAGCGCGTTGAGTCCCACGGAGTCTGCGTCGAAGAGTTCCACTACATTGGCGATTCCAATCATCAGCGGAACGTTTGGGTTTCGGTGGGCGAATTCTCGGAAAGCCACGTATGAGTCGAGGATTTTGGTGGGTTCCAAGATGAGGTCGCCTATGATTTTTTTGAAGCCCAACTCTTGGGCATGTGCGATTAGGCGTTCGAGGAGTTCTACGCGTTCTCGGGGCGTTTGGGGGAAGTAGCCACGCCGCTGATTGGTTGGGATAACCACCACTGCGGTGTCACGTGCAAAGGGCGCAATGGCTTCCAAGTTTCCTTCGTCGGCGCTCAAAATCAAATCCGCCCCCGCCGCTACAGCCGCCTCAACCTCCACGGGATTAAGTGTATCGATGCTCACGGGCACACCCACAGCTGCTTTCACTGCTTCCACCGCACGTTTAGCGTCGCTGGGCCGAGTTTGCCCCGCCACCATTCCTAAATCAATGATGTTCGCTCCTGAGGCTACGTATTGCTTTGCTAACTGTGCAATCTTTTGGGTCTCAAGCAAGGGGGCGTCAGCGATTTCGGCTAAAACCCGCATCGGAAACGCTTTTCCCAAAGCCACGTCTTTTACTGTTAGGTTGCCTGGGGTTTGAAGCAGTGTTTCTTTGTTGGTTTCGGTTTTTTTGAGTTCTTGGAGGGCTGCCTCTTTGACTTTTTCACGCATCAAATCGCAGGCAGGAACTACTGTGGATAGAGTTACTTTTCCCAGTGCGTCGAGTACGACGGGGAGGTCGGCGGCGTATCGGGGGCCCTTGTAGGTGGGGATGTGGAGGGCGTCGGTGATGGGTTGGGTGTTGTGGGGCATTTGGCCAGGGGTTAGGATTAGGTCTATGTTTTTGAGGGGGGTTTGTTGGAGGGTTTGGATTATGGTTTGGGGGGTTAGGAAGGCGGCGACGGGTGTGTTTAGGGCGAGGACTTG includes:
- a CDS encoding dihydropteroate synthase-like protein yields the protein MKALLVTGTLAEATVKQYANQSHTQTQVLALNTPVAAFLTPQTIIQTLQQTPLKNIDLILTPGQMPHNTQPITDALHIPTYKGPRYAADLPVVLDALGKVTLSTVVPACDLMREKVKEAALQELKKTETNKETLLQTPGNLTVKDVALGKAFPMRVLAEIADAPLLETQKIAQLAKQYVASGANIIDLGMVAGQTRPSDAKRAVEAVKAAVGVPVSIDTLNPVEVEAAVAAGADLILSADEGNLEAIAPFARDTAVVVIPTNQRRGYFPQTPRERVELLERLIAHAQELGFKKIIGDLILEPTKILDSYVAFREFAHRNPNVPLMIGIANVVELFDADSVGLNALLTRLSAEVGADILLVTEETPKTRGSIKEASTAAKMMFLAKKRDSVPRDLGLDLLILKDKIDRESPLRLDVKNAVTAQTHETAPFVSDPCGVFRVLVDHQGGMLVAAHYASGDTSEPLHVIRGGSAEAVLGEILRCGLVSRLDHAGYLGVELAKAEVALRVGKSYVQDEVLFR